In the genome of Apodemus sylvaticus chromosome 2, mApoSyl1.1, whole genome shotgun sequence, one region contains:
- the Cpa4 gene encoding carboxypeptidase A4 has product MKWLLFFGALIGAGICGRDKFFGDQVFRINVRNGDEIRKLTELVNSDHFKLNVWKSPSTFDRPVDILVPSFSLLPFKSFLKSQGLDYSVTIEDLQALLDNEDEEMQHNEGRERSGDFNYGSYHSLEAIYHEMDSIATDFPHLASRVKIGETFEKRPMYVLKFSTGGGKKRPAIWLNAGIHAREWISQATAIWTARKIATDYQKDPAVTSILKKVDIFLLPVANPDGYVFTQSQNRLWRKTRSRNPGSRCIGVDPNRNWNASFAGEGASDNPCSEVYHGSHPNSEVEVKSVVDFIQKHGNFKCFIDLHSYSQLLMYPYGYSVKKAPDAEELDDVARSAAKALASLSGTKYQVGPTCTTVYPASGSSIDWAYDNGIKYAFTFELRDTGHYGFLLPASQIIPTAEETWLGLKTIMEHVRDHLY; this is encoded by the exons ATGAAGTGGTTATTGTTCTTTGGGGCCCTTATTGGGGCAGGCATCTGCGGCCGAGACAAATTCTTTGG gGACCAAGTTTTTAGGATTAATGTCAGAAATGGAGACGAAATCAGAAAACTGACCGAGCTAGTGAATTCGGACCACTTTAAG CTCAATGTCTGGAAATCTCCCTCCACTTTTGACCGGCCTGTGGATATTCTCGTCCCTTCTTTTAGCTTGTTGCCATTCAAGTCCTTCCTGAAGTCCCAGGGTTTAGACTACTCCGTGACAATTGAGGACCTACAG gccctCTTAGATAACGAAGATGAAGAGATGCAGCACAATGAAGGGAGAGAGCGGAGTGGAGACTTCAACTACGGATCTTACCATTCTCTGGAGGCT ATTTACCACGAGATGGATAGTATTGCCACAGACTTTCCTCACCTGGCGAGCAGAGTGAAGATCGGGGAGACATTTGAGAAACGTCCCATGTATGTTCTAAAG TTCAGCACAGGAGGAGGCAAGAAGCGGCCAGCCATTTGGCTGAATGCAGGCATCCATGCCCGCGAGTGGATCTCACAGGCCACAGCCATCTGGACAGCGAGGAAG ATCGCGACTGATTATCAAAAGGACCCAGCCGTCACCTCCATCTTGAAGAAAGTGGATATTTTCTTGTTGCCCGTGGCCAATCCTGATGGATATGTGTTCACACAGAGCCAA AACCGATTATGGAGGAAGACTCGGTCCCGGAACCCGGGAAGCCGCTGTATTGGAGTTGATCCAAATAGAAACTGGAATGCTAGTTTTGCAG GAGAGGGGGCCAGTGACAACCCTTGCTCTGAAGTGTACCATGGCTCCCACCCCAATTCTGAAGTGGAGGTGAAATCGGTGGTGGATTTTATTCAAAAGCATGGGAACTTCAAATGCTTCATTGACCTGCATAGCTACTCACAGCTGCTGATGTATCCCTATGGGTACTCAGTCAAGAAGGCCCCGGATGCTGAGGAGCTG GACGACGTGGCGAGGAGCGCAGCCAAAGCCCTGGCTTCTCTCTCGGGCACTAAGTACCAAGTGGGACCAACTTGCACCACCGTCT ATCCGGCCAGTGGGAGCAGCATCGACTGGGCATACGACAACGGCATCAAATATGCGTTCACATTTGAGCTGAGAGACACTGGGCACTACGGCTTCCTCCTGCCAGCCAGTCAGATCATCCCCACGGCGGAGGAGACCTGGCTAGGGCTGAAGACCATCATGGAACATGTTCGAGACCACCTCTACTAG